In one window of Macadamia integrifolia cultivar HAES 741 chromosome 2, SCU_Mint_v3, whole genome shotgun sequence DNA:
- the LOC122064775 gene encoding 7-deoxyloganetin glucosyltransferase-like, whose translation TFVNTEFNHKRLLNSRGPDSLKGLPDFQFHTIPDGLPPSDIDANQDVPALSQSTSTNCLDPFRKLLSKLNTTADIPLVTCIVSDGIMSFTLQAAQDIGVPEILFYPSSACGFLALMHYLHLMERGLTPLKDNVSYLENGYLDTPIDWIPGMKDIRLRDIPTFIRTTDPNDILFNFFEGEAARAHKAAALILNTFDSLEQEVLNALTVMLPRVYSIGPLQLLLNQIQDDGLDSIGYNLWREEPECLDWLNTKEPGSVVYVNFGSLTVMTPQQIVELAWGLANSEQNLLWIIRPGLMAGDSALPSNELRPQA comes from the exons ACCTTCGTCAACACTGAATTCAATCACAAACGCCTACTCAACTCAAGAGGCCCTGATTCTCTCAAGGGCTTACCTGACTTCCAATTCCATACTATCCCGGATGGTCTCCCACCTTCTGATATAGATGCCAACCAAGATGTCCCAGCCCTCTCTCAGTCTACAAGCACCAATTGCTTAGATCCTTTCCGCAAGCTTCTCTCCAAACTCAACACCACAGCCGACATCCCTCTAGTGACTTGCATAGTCTCTGATGGTATCATGAGCTTCACCCTTCAAGCTGCGCAGGATATTGGAGTCCCTGAAATATTGTTCTATCCGTCGAGCGCATGTGGCTTCTTGGCCCTCATGCACTATCTCCATCTCATGGAAAGAGGCCTTACACCTCTCAAAGATA ATGTGAGCTACTTGGAAAATGGGTATTTAGATACCCCCATTGATTGGATCCCTGGAATGAAAGACATCCGTTTGAGAGATATCCCTACCTTCATTCGAACCACAGATCCAAACGATATCTTGTTCAACTTTTTCGAGGGTGAAGCGGCTAGAGCTCATAAAGCTGCGGCTCTCATTTTAAATACCTTCGATTCCCTGGAGCAGGAAGTTTTGAATGCTCTCACTGTAATGTTGCCTCGCGTTTACAGCATTGGTCCCCTCCAGCTTCTGCTGAACCAGATTCAAGATGACGGTTTGGATTCGATCGGGTATAATTTGTGGAGAGAAGAACCGGAGTGTCTTGATTGGCTCAATACCAAAGAACCCGGTTCTGTTGTTTACGTGAACTTTGGGAGCCTCACGGTAATGACGCCTCAGCAAATAGTGGAGCTCGCATGGGGTCTCGCTAATAGCGAGCAGAACCTTTTGTGGATCATAAGACCTGGTCTGATGGCGGGAGACTCGGCC CTACCTTCCAATGAGCTGAGACCCCAAGCTTGA
- the LOC122066000 gene encoding lysosomal Pro-X carboxypeptidase-like produces MAMKTPHTLLLCLSWLLILVFITCVSATRGRRLGVVDRRITREKNKVDNDAAYFKTFFHAQTLDHFNYRPESYTTFQHRYVINFKHWGGANSSAPIFVWLGEESPLDGDISPSLLDNIAPRFKALVLYIEHRYYGKSIPFGSRKEAFQNASTLGYFSSSQALADYAEVIIGVKKNLSAEASPVIVFGGSYGGELATWFRLKYPHVAYGALASSAPILYFDNITPEDGYYSVVTKSFRESSENCYNTIRQVWSKIDKIASNAEGLKFLSHKFKTCQPLNESSQLKEYLDSLYTGAAQYNSPAESPVSLICRAIDEASKGTTDILSRVFAGVVAYHGNKSSCTSINEFNTTDESTQGWAWQTCSEMAMPIARGTSKESMFPAETFNFTSFIEDCKNKYGVSPRIHWITTEFGGHDIKRVLKRFGSNIIFSNGLSDPYSSGGVLKSLSPTLIAVHTKQGSHCLDLGPSSPKDPKWLVQQRAKETKIIAGWLSKYYIELAAKV; encoded by the exons ATGGCTATGAAAACTCCTCACACACTGCTGCTTTGCCTGTCATGGCTGCTCATATTAGTTTTCATAACATGTGTTTCTGCAACAAGAGGACGGAGGCTCGGTGTGGTTGATAGACGAATTACAAGGGAGAAGAACAAAGTCGACAACGATGCTGCTTACTTCAAGACCTTTTTCCACGCACAAACGCTTGACCATTTCAATTATAGGCCTGAAAGCTACACCACCTTTCAACATAGATATGTGATTAATTTTAAGCACTGGGGTGGTGCAAATTCTAGTGCCCCAATCTTTGTTTGGCTCGGCGAGGAGTCACCTTTGGATGGTGATATTTCTCCAAGCTTGCTCGACAATATTGCCCCTCGATTCAAGGCTCTTGTATTGTACATAGAG CACCGTTACTATGGAAAATCAATACCTTTTGGGTCAAGGAAAGAAGCATTCCAAAATGCAAGCACTCTTGGGTACTTCAGCTCTTCCCAAGCTCTCGCGGATTATGCTGAGGTGATTATTGGTGTGAAGAAAAATTTGTCTGCAGAGGCCAGCCCTGTTATTGTCTTTGGAGGATCCTATGGTGGAG agcTTGCGACATGGTTTCGACTGAAATATCCTCATGTCGCCTATGGAGCACTTGCATCATCAGCACCAATTCTTTACTTTGACAACATCACCCCTGAAGATGGATATTACAGTGTTGTCACCAAGTCTTTCAGG GAATCAAGTGAGAATTGCTACAATACGATACGGCAAGTGTGGTCCAAAATTGACAAAATTGCCTCCAATGCCGAAGGTCTTAAATTCCTCAGCCACAAGTTCAAGACTTGCCA ACCATTGAACGAGTCCTCACAGCTCAAGGAATATTTAGACAGTTTATACACAGGAGCTGCACAATATAATAGTCCTGCGGAATCTCCAGTTTCATTGATTTGTAGAGCAATAGATGAAGCATCCAAAGGGACTACCGATATTCTAAGTCGGGTATTTGCAGGTGTGGTTGCTTATCATGGAAACAAATCATCATGCACTAGTATAAATGAATTCAACACAACTGATGAATCaactcagggttgggcttggCAG aCATGTAGTGAAATGGCAATGCCAATTGCCCGGGGTACCAGCAAGGAGAGCATGTTCCCGGCGGAGACATTCAACTTCACCAGCTTCATAGAAGACTGTAAGAATAAATATGGTGTTAGCCCTCGGATTCATTGGATCACTACTGAATTTGGTGGTCAT GATATCAAGAGGGTTCTTAAGAGGTTTGGAAGCAACATCATATTCTCCAATGGACTGAGTGACCCATATAGCAGTGGAGG GGTGTTGAAAAGCTTATCTCCCACCCTTATAGCTGTTCATACAAAGCAAG GATCTCATTGCTTGGATTTAGGTCCTTCATCACCCAAGGATCCAAAGTGGTTAGTCCAGCAAAGAGCCAAAGAGACCAAAATAATTGCCGGATGGTTGTCAAAGTATTATATAGAACTTGCAGCAAAAGTATGA